A region of the Ischnura elegans chromosome 11, ioIscEleg1.1, whole genome shotgun sequence genome:
agtGCATCCGAATCTAATTCAAGTACATAGTATCCTGCAACGAGGACCACGAGTCTTCATTTTTATGCGACACGCTGAGAACGGAGACTTGCTCGATTTCGTGAAAGGGAATGGACCCGTTCCCGAAGCCCAGGCTCGAATATGGTTCCGACAAATGACAGAAGGACTGCAATATCTTCACCGGCAGAACATTGCGCATCGCGACCTCAAATGCGAGAATGTGCTGCTCTCCCAGCGATACAACGTCAAGCTCGCCGATTTTGGGTTTGCGCGGTTCTGCACCGACAAAGACAACCGGAGGGTACTGAGTCACACTTACTGCGGATCGGCAGCCTACGCCGCACCGGAAGTCGTCAGCGGCATTCCTTACAATCCGAAACTCGCTGATGTGTGGTCACTGGGGATCATCCTCTACATCATGCTCAACGCTTCGATGCCATTCGACGACAGCAACCTGCACCTTCTGCTCAAAGACCAAACAACAAGGAATTGGGACTTTCGCACCAAAATGCGGGGCGTCATCTCCTCATTCGCCAAAACCTTGGTGCGGCAAATCCTAGAGCCTGATATTACCCTTCGTCCAAACTTGGAAATGATCCTGAGCGACTCGTGGCTGAACCGCGAAGTCGGCGAAGACAACGTGCAGTGCAACGATCACAGGATATCCAAGACGCCTTTCATCAT
Encoded here:
- the LOC124167712 gene encoding testis-specific serine/threonine-protein kinase 3 is translated as MPGTALVTRNSEIEALQQRGYVIGKKIGQGAYATVHLAEYIDGSQRREKTKLACKIIDKERAPNDFLEKFFPRELQIITKIVHPNLIQVHSILQRGPRVFIFMRHAENGDLLDFVKGNGPVPEAQARIWFRQMTEGLQYLHRQNIAHRDLKCENVLLSQRYNVKLADFGFARFCTDKDNRRVLSHTYCGSAAYAAPEVVSGIPYNPKLADVWSLGIILYIMLNASMPFDDSNLHLLLKDQTTRNWDFRTKMRGVISSFAKTLVRQILEPDITLRPNLEMILSDSWLNREVGEDNVQCNDHRISKTPFIIEDHQRTSTQERKASASYEKRTEAHS